The genomic window agtggggtctggtgggttagagcgggggccggggctgggagccaggactcctgggttccatcacCAGGTCTGCACCATACCTAAATTAATCCCTTTTCTTGCTTATCTTTCCCCCCACTCTGCAAACCCACCTCAAGCTGTTTTGCCCAATCCTTGGAGAACCTCCCTTGTTACTCCGTTAATATTCACCCACCCCGCTGTGAAGAGACCTGTTCCTTTCAATGCGAGAAAACTCAAGATGAACTTTCAAGCCACTTTGCTTCAATGAGGCACTTTCGACCTTTGGCCCACCTGCCCGGGGGGGGCATTGTGGCCACTTCCAAGCTAAAGTCACCTTCGCTTGGGCCCCTTCCTCTCACGCGCTGGTTAGGGGCCCATGAACTCAGACACCCGCTAGAGGAATTGGCTGgttttaattccccccccccgcacgcagCTCTGGTCCAAAAAAGGCGGCACTCGAAATTGCCGCTTttgtcccccgcccccaaaaaactGTCATTTCGCTAAACAACTCCCTCTCCCCTTTAAATGAGCAAATCCTACATTTTGGAGGTTAAACTAATCCGGGAGGGGGGCCTTTACACCCATAACTGCATTTCTGGGACATCACTAACCCCCGGCCCCCGGAGTGGGGTGGGTGTCCATTTCCTGCCAGCCATTCCCAGCagcaagtggggaaactgaggcaggggcctACCGCACATATTATGGGAGTGGGCCTTTTATTTCCTGTCTGCATACACCTGCCACTGTGTAGTCCCCAGTCATGTCCCGCAGCCAGCCTGgaacagagaaaggaaagagtcATCCAGACCAACAGCAGGAAAACCCAGGGTGAGATAGAACAATAGCCAGAGAACATAGGGCAACCTAGAACATGAAGGCGATCTCAAATGACACAAGAGACAAGTGTGATCTAGAACAATATATAGAGAGCACGCAGCAACCTAGAACATGGAGGTGACCTAGACTGTCATACGAACACAAAGTGACCTAGAACAACATCCAGATAACGTAGGGCAACCTAGAACATGGAGGTGACCTGCCATTGATGGTGTATACAGGGTTTCCCCAAATGAATGCAGCGGCCCGATCCTCCCCGCACTTTATAAAATGTTCTTTGTGTTAGACCCAGACTCTGATCCAATTTCTGCTCCTCGTTGGGGTCTTCATAGACTGAACCCTGCCCCGCTTCCTCAGCGTCCTCCCCGAATTATGGACCTCCACAACGGGCCCTAAGCTTCCAGCAGGCTTCTGGGAGGTTGGAGCCCATAGGGGGCACCGGAGGAGAACCCAGGAGGGCAAGGGTATTTATGTGGCTTATTTCTGTGAAGGAGCATCCCTCTCGGTGGAGATATTGAAGGGGATGGTAGGTAGGAAGAGAGGCAAAACTCTAGGACCCCTCCCCAGGCTGGAATTTACACCCTGACCGCATTAGCCCTTCCAGAACCTGGTCCCGGTCAAGGAGTTCGCCCCAGGGATCAGAGGATACAAACAGGGGATTAGGCCCAGGGAAGGGGGGATTAGGCCCAGGCTGTGATAATGGATTGAGGGGCCCCAAAAGAGctgtgaggtgggggggggtagcTGTCCCTCCTTGGTTCCCCCCCTTCACCCAGCCACTGCCACAACCCCCTTGCAGTCACGCCGGCTCCCTGAGATCTTGGCTTCTGGCTGGCCAGTCTCTGTCCTGGGAGGAAAGTTCCCCAGAGGCCGGTGTCAATGCGGCTGGCTCCGCCCCGGCCTCCACCTTGGTGCcgtggcaggcaggaggggaggagccCAGACAAGAGAAGAAGTTGGGCAGAGTGACCAAAACCAGGCTCCCCGCCAAGAGGAAAGCCCCAGCTGCCAGGAAAGAGGCTGTGTAGTCCCCAGTCATGTCCCGCAGCCAACCTGgaacagagaaaggaaagagtcATCCAGACCAACAGCAGGAAAACCCAGGGTGAGCTAGAACAATAGCCAGAGAACATAGGGCAACCTAGAACATGAAGGCGATCTCAAATGACACAAGAGACAAGTGTGATCTAGAACAATATCCAGAGAGCACACAGCAACCTAGAACATGGAGCTGACCTACGGCGCCATAAGAAGCCAGGATGACTTAGATCAAAACCTAGGGTGACCTAGAAACAGGGCGACCTAGAACGAGGTCACAAGAACCTTGTGGGGTCTAgctggttggagcagggggaactgggagtcaggactgctggTTCTATCCCCACCTGGGGTTGGAGGGCAGCTAATGCCAAGCCGGATGATGTTCACATGTTAACCACTGTTCCCAAGACCAGGGTAGGGGCCAGGAGTCTTGGTTCCAAGAAGGACCAAGTCTATGACTTAAGGTTACAGGGGAAAGGGCAGGGTTGGGGATTGATTTACGGGGGAAGGAGGAGCTCATTTCCAATTAATTGAACGGGAGGAGAAGAAAGCCAGCGGCGATCTACCAGAGAACGGCGCTCCCAGAAGCCCACCGATGCTCTCCATCATCTGCAGCAGCCCCATCGAGCCGAAAATCTGCCTGATGCCCACGATTTCCGGCAGGATGGAAAAGACCACGGGGGTGAGCGCCCCGGAGAAGAACCCGTAGCAGATGCCGATGGCCATCAGCAGCGGGTAGCTGCGCCCCAGAGGCACCAGCGCCAAGGAGATGCCAGTCAGGGAGGTCCAGGCCACCAAGATGTGGCTGAGGTGGAAAACCCGGCAATCGGCCAGCCAACCCGAGAGGAGGCGGCCACACAGGTCAGCCACGGCCGCCACGGACATAAGGAAGGCGGCCTGGTACTCGTCGAAGCCCAGCTCCCGGGCCCGGGCCACCAAGTGGACATAGGGAATGAAGTAGCCGCTGTTGATCAAGGTCACAGCCAGGACGAACCGCATGAAAGGCCAGTGGAAGAGCAAAGGCAGGCCAAAGAGGGTGGAAAGCTTCCCCAGGCAGTTCCCGCCGGGGTCCCCGGCGCCGGCCAGGTCCTCCTTGAGGGTCAGGGGGCGGATGAGGGCACCGCACACCACCAGGTTGAAGGACATGCCGGCCACAACCAGGAGGGCCCCCCGCCAGGCGTAGGTGTCCACCAGGAGCTGGAAGAGCGGGGAGAAGGCGAAGGAGGACAGGCCCACGCCCGTGAAGGCCAAGCCCGTGGCGAACGTCCGGCGCTTCTTGAAGTAACGGGCCACCGAGGCCACGGAAGGCGTGAAGACCAAGGCCCACCCGaagcctgcaaaaaaaaaaaagggggggggggtgtaaaatACACACgtaggcccccccccccatgacatCCAGGTTGGTACGGCAACAGGCCGGACGTGGCCACAAATGAGACTGTTTTGGGCCCATCtactttttaacttgtttttccAAAATGGCCGCTGTGTGGCTGCAGCCATTTTGAATGAGGCCCggctccttcctcccccagcctcagTGATTACCCTCCCCCCATATACTGATGGCCATTTTGAATGAGACCTAGCTCCttctccctacccccacccaTCAAACGGTGGCCATTTGGATGgtcctctctttcctttgatgcccccccccccggaaccgTCCCCCTCAgcggcagccattttgaaaaggCCCCGCTCCTTTCCCCTGTGGCCCCACAGTTCCCCCCATgggatggcagccattttgaaaaggCCCCGCTCCTTTCCCCTGTGGCCCCACAGTTCCCACCACgggatggcagccattttgaaaaggCCCCGCTCCTTTCCCCTGTGGCCCCACagttccctctccccccgccccccaggatggcagccattttgaaaaggccccactcctttcccccctATGCTCTCGTCCCTCCAAACAACTTCCCCACTGATTCCGCAGACGcaatggcagccattttgaagaAGCCCTGGCTCCTTCCCCCCTGGGTCCACGGTTGCCCCCCACatgatggcagccattttgaaaaaggTCAACTATTTTAAAGCCCTAATTTAGTAGAACAGTAAGACAGGAAGACTTCATGGTCTCCAACAGGTAGGCTTAGAAGAATtatattcccacccccaccccccatcggTAAGTGTTGGTAAACGCCCATTCAGCTGTAGACACCCAAACCAACGAACAGATACGGTCAATCGATAGAGATCGAAATGTACAGATCAGCAAAGTAAAGTCATGCGCCGTAAGGATTAAAGGAAGTATCCTGAAATCCAGCTTGGTTCGGACACGTGAGGGGGACCACTTCTGTTTTTATGGCTACCAAGGTCTAACTTTTTCAACCTCTACGCCTGTTGGTCCATACTTGTCCGACCAGCCCCCGCGGCTTCCCGCCGCTGTGCAAATTTCAGTCCATAAAACCAGGGGGGAGAAAACAAAAGGTCGAACCCGTAATCTTACGCAACCGTGAAAGCATAAgcggataaaaaaaaaaatctcagagagACGCTTTAAAAGAAAGCATCGAAACGACCCATCTAAATGCTCAAAAACGAACAACGTCGAATGTTGCCAAGCCCACCAATGAAGGTTTAGCTCGGGTTGGCCATTTGAACACCCGGAAAAGGTGAAATGAAGCTCTGAAAACCCGCCACCGGCAACATCCGGTCATTCCTGCCTGGAATACCGGATATTAGACCCAGAATCCCTTGCTCCTGGTCTTGGGCGAGGATGGTCCCAGGGTGCACTGAGTTACCCAGAAGCCCTTGCTCCCAGCCTTGAGCGAGGATACTCCCAGAGGGCactgaggcaggggtggggggggacctaCCTGAGAGCAGCCCGATGCTCAGGTACAGGTGGGTCAGGCTGGTGGCGAAGGACGCCAGGAACATGCCCAGCCCCGAGAGGATGCCCCCGGCCATCACCACGGGGCGGGCGCCGTACTGGGTGCTGAGGGCGCTGCCCACCGgacctgcagggggcagcagagagagACCGGGCGGGCCCTGTTACCCTGCGATGCAGCTGactctgggggaggagtggggttcTCCCTCCTACCGCCAAAAGAGGGTCAGaatcccctgccccccgcccccccaaactcactAGCAAACTGCTGCACAGCGATCCCGATGGAGGTGATCCAGGAGACCCGCCCCGCCAGCTCCCCGAAGTACCCCACAAACTCCATGAAGAAGACGCCGAAGGAGCGGATCACCCCGAAAACCAGCGCCGACTGGAAGAAGGCGGCCAGCACCAccatccagccccagcccccgtcggggggttgggggtgcaccACCGGCATGGGGCTCACTGCAGGAGAGAGAGCGGGGCGTTAGAATAGGCGCTTTTGTCCTGGGGTACAGGTCCTCCAgtcccggcctctcccagcagggggcgctgtggggtgcGGGGGAGCTCCTAGCTCCTCCAGTCCCGGCTTCCGAGCAGctgctttttcccctccctttgcaTCTCTCACTTGGCCTCAAAACTGCCCCCCAACAAAGACTCCGTGCGCCCCCTTCCTGGCCTCCGGCTCCATGCCTAGGGCTCTGGGtggccccccacctgcccctccccccataccaGGGGCCCCTATTCTCCCCCCATACCTGTCTCTGTGTGTCCCCCGTCTCTCCCTATGCCAGGGGCCCCCAtcccccccatgccaggggctgtgtgtcccccacccccaatcttaTTTCTCGTCTTTCTATGGGGGAGATCGGTCATTTAGGGTGTCGACACAGTAAGCTCCATTGTGGGGGGGCGACCATTCAGATGGAAGACCCTAATTTCTGCCTTCCCCCGGTTCTTTGTTCCACAGGCAATCCCAGAGGCACGCGCCTGAGGCCAGGGGGTGACCCTCCTCCCCCTAAAATCAACAggcctctccccactgccagacCCTCCTGGGAGACCGGGTGCAAAGTGGATGAAGATAGATCGGAACGAAGCCCTCTCAGTCCAGAGTCTCCACAGATATTCAGTGCAAGATTAAACCCGACGTATCACACGCAAAAGGCGAGCGAAGAGGCCGCGACCCGGAACGACGGCGGCCGATGAAAGTTCTCCTGCACATCGGGAAACGTACGCGACGCTTGAAGGAGGCTTTGCAATAAGTTTGGGCCTCCAGAGCCTGGTCGGCAGCAGGAATGCGTGTAAAAGTTTGCAAACGATGCCAAACCaggagggtttcagagtagcagccacgttagtctgtattcgcaaaaagaaaaggaggacttgtggccccttagagactaaccaatttatttgagcataagctttcgtgagctacagctcacttcatcggatgcattcagtggaaaatacagggaggagatttatatacacagagaacatgaaacaatgggtgttaccacacacactgtaaccagagtgatcacttaaggtgagctattaccaggagagtggggcgggggggggcggggggacggacaccttttgtagtgataatcaaggtgggccatttccagcagttgacaagaacatgtgaggaacagtgggggctggagggggggaataaacatggggaaatagttttactttgtgtaatgacccatccactcccagtctcttttcaagcctaagttaattgtgtccagtttgcaaattaattccaattcagcagtctctcgttggagtctgtttttgaagtttttttgttggagaattgccacttttaggtctctaatcgagcgaccagagagactgaagtgttctccgactggtttttgaatgttataattcttgacgtctgatttgtgtccatttattcttttacgtagagactgtccagtttggccaatgtacatggcagaggggcattgctggcacatgatggcatatatcacattggtggatgtgcaggtgaatgagcctctgatagtgtggctgatgtgattaggccctatgatggtgtcccttgaatagatcatagaatcatagaatatcagggttggaagggacctcaggaggtcatctagtccaaccccctgcttaaagcaggaccaatccccaatttttgccccagatccctaaatggccccctcaaggattgaactcacaaccctgggtttagcaggccagtgctcaaaccactgagctatccctcccccagatatgtggacacaggaGCGGTTGCAAGTGCCTTGGAGGgtaggattcaaattcaaaatgatctggacaaactggagaaatggtctgaagttaagaggatgaaattcagtaaggacaaatgcaaaatgctccacttaggaaggaacaatcagttacacacacacacacacaatgggaaatgactgcctaggaaggagaactgtggaaagggatctaggggtcagagtggaccacaagcgaaatatgagtcaacagagtaaCCCTACTGCAAAAAAATCAagcatcattctgggctgtaccAGCAGGATTGTCGTAAGccagacacgagaagtaattcttccgctctgctccgcGCCGatatggcctcagctggagtagtgcgtcccgttctgggcgccacattccAGGAccgaggtggacaaattggagaaagtccagagaagagcaacaaaaatggtgaaaggtctagaaaacacgagggaagactgaaaaacttgggtttgtttagtctggagaagagaagactgagagggggacACGATCAcagtttttgagtacataaaacgtggttacaaggaggagggagaaaatttgttctccttgaccgctgaggataggacaggaagcaatgggcttaaattgcagcaagggtggtttaggttggacattaggaaaaacttcccaaccgtcagggtggttaagccctggaataaattgcccagggaggttgtggaatctctgtcactggaggtttttaagagcatgttagaTAAACACccgtcaggaatggtctagagaatacttagtcctgccttgagggcaggggcctggactagaggacctctcgaggtcccttccagtcctacgattctatgatttagcAATTCGTAACTCGTGATATCCAAGCAAACCGCAGAAGAACAAAACCGGTAGATTTGggagggcggggatttggggtgcaTGCCCCCAAAAGCATgtaatggccagactgggtcagaccaaaggtccatcgagcccagtgtcctgtcttccgacagcggccaacgccGGACGCTTCGGAGGGAACGAATAGAACCGGGGCAACACTTGAGCGATCGTCCAGGCTGAAATGCCCGCGTAACCCAAGCCGGGGAACGTCCCCATAAAACCATCCCCAGAGCTGAGCCCTTTGGTGAACTTCCAACCTCGACCGCAA from Natator depressus isolate rNatDep1 chromosome 28, rNatDep2.hap1, whole genome shotgun sequence includes these protein-coding regions:
- the LOC141978832 gene encoding monocarboxylate transporter 13-like, which produces MPVVHPQPPDGGWGWMVVLAAFFQSALVFGVIRSFGVFFMEFVGYFGELAGRVSWITSIGIAVQQFASPVGSALSTQYGARPVVMAGGILSGLGMFLASFATSLTHLYLSIGLLSGFGWALVFTPSVASVARYFKKRRTFATGLAFTGVGLSSFAFSPLFQLLVDTYAWRGALLVVAGMSFNLVVCGALIRPLTLKEDLAGAGDPGGNCLGKLSTLFGLPLLFHWPFMRFVLAVTLINSGYFIPYVHLVARARELGFDEYQAAFLMSVAAVADLCGRLLSGWLADCRVFHLSHILVAWTSLTGISLALVPLGRSYPLLMAIGICYGFFSGALTPVVFSILPEIVGIRQIFGSMGLLQMMESIGGLLGAPFSGWLRDMTGDYTASFLAAGAFLLAGSLVLVTLPNFFSCLGSSPPACHGTKVEAGAEPAALTPASGELSSQDRDWPARSQDLREPA